The following proteins are encoded in a genomic region of Dasypus novemcinctus isolate mDasNov1 chromosome 3, mDasNov1.1.hap2, whole genome shotgun sequence:
- the LOC101441550 gene encoding acyl-coenzyme A thioesterase 6 isoform X6 yields the protein MATSVTLEPAGRSRWDESVRITVRGLAPGQPVTLRASLRDEKGELFRAHARYLADGSGELDLTRAPALGGSFSGLEPMGLFWALEPEKPFLQLMKRDVQTPFAVELEVLDGHDPEPQRLLCRTVHERDFLPPGVRREPVRRRRVRATLFLPRGRGPFPGIIDVSGSGGGLCEYRASLLAGHGFAMLALAYFRFEDLPEYLKDIHLEYFEEAVDFMLQHPKVKGPSVGLLGFSKGGDLCLSMASFLKGITATVLINACVANTLVPLHYKDMTIPALGSDPSKFKLTESGIIDCMDVWDSPREDSQHQSLIPLEKAQGPFLFIVGKDDRNWKSEFYAHIATERLQAHGKDRPQIICYPGTGHCIDPPFFPTRIASVHAMLGQAVFFGGESGAHSRAQVDAWHQIQTFFHKHLNSKKPVKHSKI from the exons ATGGCAACTTCGGTGACGCTGGAGCCCGCGGGCCGCAGTCGCTGGGACGAGTCGGTGCGGATCACGGTGCGCGGACTGGCCCCGGGGCAGCCCGTCACGCTGCGCGCGTCCCTGCGCGACGAGAAGGGCGAGCTCTTCCGAGCCCACGCGCGCTACCTCGCGGACGGCTCCGGCGAGCTGGACCTGACGCGCGCACCCGCGCTGGGCGGCAGCTTCTCGGGGCTCGAGCCCATGGGGCTCTTCTGGGCCCTGGAGCCCGAGAAGCCCTTCCTGCAGCTGATGAAGCGGGATGTGCAGACGCCTTTCGCCGTGGAGCTGGAAGTGCTGGACGGCCACGACCCTGAGCCCCAGCGGCTGCTGTGCCGGACGGTGCACGAGCGCGACTTCCTGCCGCCCGGGGTGCGGAGGGAGCCGGTGCGCAGGCGCCGGGTGCGCGCCACGCTCTTCCTGCCGAGGG GCCGAGGGCCCTTCCCGGGAATCATTGATGTGTCTGGAAGTGGCGGTGGTCTTTGTGAATACAGGGCCAGCCTCCTGGCAGGGCATGGTTTTGCCATGCTTGCTTTGGCTTATTTCAGATTTGAAGACCTTCCTGAATATTTGAAGGATATACACCTGGAGTACTTTGAAGAAGCTGTGGACTTCATGCTGCAGCATCCAAAG gTGAAAGGCCCTAGTGTTGGGCTTCTTGGCTTCTCCAAAGGAGGTGATTTGTGTCTCTCAATGGCCTCCTTCTTGAAGGGTATCACAGCCACTGTACTTATCAATGCCTGTGTGGCCAACACTTTAGTACCTCTGCATTACAAGGATATGACTATTCCAGCTCTTGGCTCTGACCCAAGTAAATTTAAGCTCACTGAGTCAGGCATTATAGATTGTATGGATGTTTGGGACAGCCCGCGGGAGGACTCCCAGCACCAAAGTCTCATTCCATTAGAAAAGGCTCAGGGCCCCTTCCTGTTTATTGTTGGCAAGGATGATCGTAACTGGAAGAGTGAATTCTATGCTCACATAGCCACTGAACGGTTACAAGCCCATGGAAAAGACAGACCCCAAATAATCTGCTACCCTGGAACTGGTCATTGTATTGACCCACCTTTTTTTCCGACTCGTATAGCCTCTGTGCATGCCATGTTGGGCCAGGCAGTGTTCTTTGGAGGTGAGTCAGGAGCCCACTCAAGGGCACAGGTAGATGCCTGGCATCAAATTCAAACTTTCTTTCATAAACATCTCAATAGCAAAAAACCTGTCAAGCACAGCAAAATATAA
- the LOC101441550 gene encoding acyl-coenzyme A thioesterase 6 isoform X3, with protein MATSVTLEPAGRSRWDESVRITVRGLAPGQPVTLRASLRDEKGELFRAHARYLADGSGELDLTRAPALGGSFSGLEPMGLFWALEPEKPFLQLMKRDVQTPFAVELEVLDGHDPEPQRLLCRTVHERDFLPPGVRREPVRRRRVRATLFLPRGEQSVQRAAPESVVESGRGPFPGIIDVSGSGGGLCEYRASLLAGHGFAMLALAYFRFEDLPEYLKDIHLEYFEEAVDFMLQHPKVKGPSVGLLGFSKGGDLCLSMASFLKGITATVLINACVANTLVPLHYKDMTIPALGSDPSKFKLTESGIIDCMDVWDSPREDSQHQSLIPLEKAQGPFLFIVGKDDRNWKSEFYAHIATERLQAHGKDRPQIICYPGTGHCIDPPFFPTRIASVHAMLGQAVFFGGESGAHSRAQVDAWHQIQTFFHKHLNSKKPVKHSKI; from the exons ATGGCAACTTCGGTGACGCTGGAGCCCGCGGGCCGCAGTCGCTGGGACGAGTCGGTGCGGATCACGGTGCGCGGACTGGCCCCGGGGCAGCCCGTCACGCTGCGCGCGTCCCTGCGCGACGAGAAGGGCGAGCTCTTCCGAGCCCACGCGCGCTACCTCGCGGACGGCTCCGGCGAGCTGGACCTGACGCGCGCACCCGCGCTGGGCGGCAGCTTCTCGGGGCTCGAGCCCATGGGGCTCTTCTGGGCCCTGGAGCCCGAGAAGCCCTTCCTGCAGCTGATGAAGCGGGATGTGCAGACGCCTTTCGCCGTGGAGCTGGAAGTGCTGGACGGCCACGACCCTGAGCCCCAGCGGCTGCTGTGCCGGACGGTGCACGAGCGCGACTTCCTGCCGCCCGGGGTGCGGAGGGAGCCGGTGCGCAGGCGCCGGGTGCGCGCCACGCTCTTCCTGCCGAGGGGTGAGCAATCGGTCCAGCGGGCTGCTCCAGAGAGCGTAGTCGAGTCTG GCCGAGGGCCCTTCCCGGGAATCATTGATGTGTCTGGAAGTGGCGGTGGTCTTTGTGAATACAGGGCCAGCCTCCTGGCAGGGCATGGTTTTGCCATGCTTGCTTTGGCTTATTTCAGATTTGAAGACCTTCCTGAATATTTGAAGGATATACACCTGGAGTACTTTGAAGAAGCTGTGGACTTCATGCTGCAGCATCCAAAG gTGAAAGGCCCTAGTGTTGGGCTTCTTGGCTTCTCCAAAGGAGGTGATTTGTGTCTCTCAATGGCCTCCTTCTTGAAGGGTATCACAGCCACTGTACTTATCAATGCCTGTGTGGCCAACACTTTAGTACCTCTGCATTACAAGGATATGACTATTCCAGCTCTTGGCTCTGACCCAAGTAAATTTAAGCTCACTGAGTCAGGCATTATAGATTGTATGGATGTTTGGGACAGCCCGCGGGAGGACTCCCAGCACCAAAGTCTCATTCCATTAGAAAAGGCTCAGGGCCCCTTCCTGTTTATTGTTGGCAAGGATGATCGTAACTGGAAGAGTGAATTCTATGCTCACATAGCCACTGAACGGTTACAAGCCCATGGAAAAGACAGACCCCAAATAATCTGCTACCCTGGAACTGGTCATTGTATTGACCCACCTTTTTTTCCGACTCGTATAGCCTCTGTGCATGCCATGTTGGGCCAGGCAGTGTTCTTTGGAGGTGAGTCAGGAGCCCACTCAAGGGCACAGGTAGATGCCTGGCATCAAATTCAAACTTTCTTTCATAAACATCTCAATAGCAAAAAACCTGTCAAGCACAGCAAAATATAA